The window TTATATTATCATAAAGTCCTTCACTTGATTCATCAAGCCTAATTTTTGCATTTGTACAGGTATAGGCAAAAGCTATAGTTGTATAGCTTCATTCCCTGAACTATGCATATGCCAGCATATACCTACGCTCTCTAAACTGGCTGCGGGCTTTTACCAGGACCTCTACTCGACTTCTTGCATGCTTTTCAACTCGAGCTTCCACCCAAATTAGAGGTTTCACCTGAGAGTGGCTTATGAGAGGAGCAAGTAAGTACATAATATGAAAGATGAGGATAAGGCGAGTAGTATCAGTTCTCATGGtaccaaaacatatataatgtgCACTGTCAGTCCTTGTTaattaaatcatgatttttaCAATAACATAATTGTACTATATAATATGACACAAAATAGAAATAAGATGTGCACCTTAGTACTGAGTCTGTATGTCATCAGATCAAATGATCCATCTGGGGGTATAAAAGATATAGTGCGATCACTTTCAAACCGAGCCAAACGTACACACCtaacaaaaattcaaatgttTCAAATGTTTTAGTTTCAAACAACTAAACTTTGTTACTCCTAATCAGATAAAATGCTGAATAGCAGTGGGTGTATGCTTACTGGTGGAATTTTACATCATCCAGATCAATGGCCCTTCCTTTTATCGATTTTCCTTGAGCTTCTAACAGGACTCTATCATTGAGGCCAAGCTTGCACTCAGGCATTCCACTACAGTAGTTGACTATgtttaatcaatttttaaaggttaataaagaACAACATGGATACATACACCTAATGTGCTTTAAATTCTAGTAAAACCCTTCTATgcaatatattaataatgtcATCTTACCCTAATGTCCAGATTTCTAGGGACTATGtacaggtatatatatatatatatatatatatatatatatatatatatatatatatatatatatatatatatatatatatatataatgtacaaCGACGTTACAAAGAACTGTAGATTTAAGGGTGAAACCAAGGATGTGCAACCCTGATGTGGTTTATGATTAAGTTGGAAAGGGTAGTATGCTAACTATAATGTTAACAAATGAGGCAAAGTTATATAATCAACTTACTATAAGGTTAGTTATGCTGATAGTATGACAAGACTTGAATAGGTGTAGTTCGTCAACAATATTAATAAAGTAACTGGGAAGTTGGATTCTCCAGAAATTAGCATTTTGAAAGGTTTAAACTTGTTTTCAAAACATGCAGATCACCATTGTAAGATTGAGAAGTGAGGGCGATTTACATTGTCGGCCTCATTTACTGTTAAAATTGCCAGTGAACTTTAGTTTGAGaataaaaatcctaaaaaagAAATGCAAGCGGCTTGTTATCCTCTTTTATGCATTTATATTTGAACGAAGCCTCACAAACCTAGGATCCTTTACCATCTCTATTTTCTATTGCAGATCACCCAAGTTAtcataaattcaaaaattgTTCAATTAAATTTCTATACTATGAATGTGCAAGAGCTATTTCAAAAGAATCTATCTACTTGAAAACAAGTAAAAACCTAAGGCTTCTATGAACAGGGAACTGGTATAGAATTTGAATAAATTAAGAGAGAGCATGAAAAGGAGGTCTTACTTTGCCTTTGGTGATCTGGGCATTCATTTGACACACTTATtgtcaaaatatgattttgaacAAGAAGACACTATGAAAATATATCCTGGAATGACTGAAATGATTTTAATAGTTTATGATACCATGTATTCTTTCATGTTATAAGATGATAATTTATTTTCGCTGCCATGACCACAAATTAGTTGCAATTGTGTAAGAAGAACTGCAGAACAATTAGGTGCCAATaaaccaataaaaaaagaaacaaaaatttgCAGATTTTTAACCAAAAACTTAATATTGATATAAACCAAAAACTCTCACATTCTAGTGCCTTAACAAAAGCCAGAAATAATGTGCACTACAAAAAATGGAGATTTCAAAAGTGGATCCAAatgcaaatttttttaacattcttATAGTGGTGATTTGCATATTTTGAAAACAAGCATACACTTTAGCGCAATGCTAATATCAGGAGATGCAACTTGCAAGTTACTCATTATAAACATATATCTGTAATTAAACTATATATTGTTCATCCTGGTCAGATCAATAGGCCTACGAAACTCCCCCTGACTGGATTAAGTCAATGTAAATGGGATATAAAAGTTTGCAACAATCTCAACACATCCCTCTTATTGAAGTATCATGCATAATTTTCTACTATTCGTTATTTGCCCTATCTTCATCACTGAAAGTTTCGACTGATATCTATGGAGAATTGTTGGAgggattgtatatatatatatatggtaatATCACTATATGAGCAAGGGTAGCTAATATTGATTATAAACAAAGATACAACTAAAAATGTCGATCTGTGAAAGAAAGACATCATTTGTTCAAGTCCATTATGCAATACTGTACATCCTGGGAGTGGGAACTGATCTTCACATTACATAATTATAGTAATTTCTGAATGATTTATGTAAATTGAAACAAAGATACCGTAAATACCTCAAGTAAGTTCTCATTTTTAATGCCCCAACAAGATCTGATCGGAGTATTTGTCCATTGCTATTGACTAAAAGATTTACATGCTCCACAACATCCAAGAATACCTGGTTAATTGCACATGACAAAAGATGTGACTTCTACCCCTTGAGTTTGAGTCCAAAAACATTAACTTACAAGGCACATACTTCATTTTTCTTGTAAAAGATCCCTTCACTACGCCAAGACACTGCATTTGTTACAGCCATAGGAGGCCGTTGTGTTAGTTCCATCCTATATGCATCCGTCTTAATAAACTCGCCAAGAATATTGGCTTCTGTATATTGAGGGTAACCAAAGTCCATCATTTCATCGAGTAGTTCATACTGCATAACAGTGTAGGGACCTATTTAAGAAAGCTAGAGTGCGGTAAAATTGAATATAGCTAACAACAAGTATACACCTTACCACAACAACAAAGTTATCCCTCAGGGATTCCTCTTCCAACTCTTCAAAGTAATATCTAAACACCTGCACAAAAAATAGATATTAACACATCGTATCTACTCTATTCTCGTCAACATGATGCATATATTGTACAAGGAATTCTTACATCTACTAGGCGGTGCAAGAAGACGAGGAGGCTGGCAGCATTGCAGTTCTGCCTTGCAGCTGtcatcaaataaatattattgtgtGGTATAAACAGGTATGCCACACCACTATCGTAAGCTACCGGACCATGAGCATCTATATCACCCTTTGCACAAAAAAGATTGAATTAGTAACACCAGACCTAAATGCTTAAAGAATACAGAttcctaattttatttttgcatttCCTTAccagaaaattataataaagttATCCAAGGAGCTATATACATAAGAATTCAATCCGAACAACGGTACCTCTGTGTCGAGAAGCTTTGAAAAGAACCTCTCAGCCTGAAGTGAAGATACATCACCACGATAATCGCGACAAAGCAGACAATGTCCTTTAATGTCCATTATAAATAGCGCGGAAGTGGCACCCGCCATAAAACTACTCTAATGCTGAactgaagatgaatataaaCACCACATCAGTATCAAAGTTCATTCATTGCTAGATAAATTCGAGATAAAGGTGAGTCCAATGTGTCAGAAATCATGGGCTAAGGTACTATTCATATATATCTCACAAAACTTTGTCTTGCACTAATTAGCCGGAGGTCTTTACGGAAACAGTCAGAGTAGGGGCATGGTCTATGTACTATGTACATTTTAccccagaccctgctctaaTCGGGATATACAGAGTAGGGGCATGGTTTATGTACATTTTACCCTAAACCCTGCTCTAATCGGGATATACGGGGTATGTTTGGTTTACTTTATCAATAATCAAAGATCATGCATTTGCTACAAAATTGTCTACACACGAAGCCTACAAACAAATCGATTCAAATTACAAAATTCATACACAGGATTCAGTAAATATTCATGATAACGTCAGAGTCTTTAAGCATTTTACAATACATAAACAACTTAATAAGAATACATTTTGATTAAATTCGCTAACAATATGAAATATGTATTAGTTCGTGCCGAATTTGTTTGCATGCTAAATTTTGGAGATTCAGTGAATTGGGTTGAGAAAGCTTACCCGCCGATCAGTCGAATCTGGATCGAATTCGAATTCGGGTTTTTCCGATGTTCTCAGATCAGAATATCATTTGCAAGTCTAGGTAACTCTCTTGTACATCAGAGTACTTGTGTAGTTTTACGGCTCGATAAGATAAAGACCAACTTTTTCTCTAAAATGAAAAATTCTATCACAAAGAAtacttttttgttaaattttttatttttttggtatagacttttgttttaataaattttcactAAAAAGATTTCATAAATTGTTACATCCAAAAAAATATGTAAGTTATCATGTataatcttttaatattaatttttatacgaaaataattagaaaaacatgctcaaatcaaaaaaattagcCAAATTATAGGCATgtctataatataaattataaatatttcggactaatataatttatagCTTTATAATTGAGTAAGTATATGTTCGAACATAGACAATCTCGAGCCGAGCACTTGGGACAATTTCCatctaataaataatttatggtCATGTTTCAGTATAatgtttcaaatatttttatataccgTCTTTCTAATGTGCCCAatggcacacaataagcacaaactTTCAAGAAGATGGATGGACTATTTTGATTAGTGAAATTAGTGTGAATGCAGGGGAAAATTAACATTTATTACTTATCCACGAATGAAAAGATAGAATTCATATCAAAGTCAGTGATTATTGTGGCACAccataaaaaattcatttttttatatatgctaATTTAATCATCTTATTTCGTACGTGGACCAACTTGCATCAGGATTCAAACCATGgacgacaaaaaaaaaattgtacccAACTTTCAGGTTTTTTCCCATTTCACAAATCacaaattatcaaacaaaataAACTTAGAAGAAACTACATAAAGAAAAGGGCATGAGGGACCGAAATCATGTACAAATAGAACAGAGCTCATAT of the Daucus carota subsp. sativus chromosome 4, DH1 v3.0, whole genome shotgun sequence genome contains:
- the LOC108218117 gene encoding AP-1 complex subunit mu-2, which gives rise to MAGATSALFIMDIKGHCLLCRDYRGDVSSLQAERFFSKLLDTEGDIDAHGPVAYDSGVAYLFIPHNNIYLMTAARQNCNAASLLVFLHRLVDVFRYYFEELEEESLRDNFVVVYELLDEMMDFGYPQYTEANILGEFIKTDAYRMELTQRPPMAVTNAVSWRSEGIFYKKNEVFLDVVEHVNLLVNSNGQILRSDLVGALKMRTYLSGMPECKLGLNDRVLLEAQGKSIKGRAIDLDDVKFHQCVRLARFESDRTISFIPPDGSFDLMTYRLSTKVKPLIWVEARVEKHARSRVEVLVKARSQFRERSSATNVVIEVPTPYDATNPRIKTSMGSAKYAPEKDAMLWNIKSFPGNKECMLGAEFKLPSIISEEESADRKAPISLKFEIPYFTVSGIQVRHLKVIEKSGYQPLPWVRYITMAGEYELRII